A segment of the Frankineae bacterium MT45 genome:
TTGCCGAATTTACTCAGGAAGACCAGTGCGTCATCGGACACTTCGTTCGGGCGGTGGGCGAGCAGCGCCTCTCGGGCTAGCCCGAGCAGCGGGAGGTCGCGGCAGCCGGCGTTGGTCTTGAGCGGCCCGACGTGTAGTTCACGGTCATAGCGTTGCAGCTGCTGTCTGACGTGAATGCGTTCCTCTTCGAAGTCGATGTCAAGCCATCGCAGCCCGAGTACTTCGCCTCGCCGAAGTCCGTAGAGCGCGACCAGCAACAGGATCGGATAGAACGGCTCGTCCGAGGCCACCTTAAGAAAGGTGGCGACCTGCTCGGCGGACCAGGGATGGATCTCCTGTCGCCGGTAGGTGGGAAGTTCGACGTGGTGTGCAACATTGCGTACGACGAGTTCTTCTCGTTGAGCACGCGTGAGTGCTGCTGACAGCACCGTGCGCTGCTTCTGCACGGTGCGAATTGACTTGCCAGCGTCGAGTTCTCGCTGAAGGTGGCGCTGCAGTTCTGTGACACTCAGACTGCTGAGCGACTTGCCGCCGATGCCACTCCGAAGGTGGTTCTCGACGACGCCCTTGTAGAGCAAGTACGTCGTGGGCTTCCGTGTCTTCCGCACGATTGGAAGCCAGTAGTCGAAGTAGTCCGCTAGGCGCCAGGAACGTTCGGGGACCGGCACGCCGTGATTGGCGCTATGAAGTTTCTCAATCAGTCGGGAGTGGGCTTCTGTCCGCGTGGACCCGTAGACGCGGATGCGTTTGCGATTGCCAGCGCTGTCGAGCAGCCAGGCGGCACCTTCCCATCGGCCGTCTTTGCGTCGATAGACCGATCCTTCACCGTTAGCGCGCCGGCTCATCGGTCGCCTCCCTCGGTGCTGAGGTGTTCGAGGAGGCTAGCCACGTCCTCTGGCCTTACGAGGCGTCGGCTACCAATCTTCACCGTGCGCAGCTGCCTTGCTTGCACCAGCCGATAGAACATCCATCTGCTGATGCGGAGCTGGGCACAGGCTTCCGGCACTGTCAGCAGCAATGGCTGGTTCGCCCCGACGCTGTCATGGTTAGTCCCCGCGTTCATGCTCGTACCTCGCTACCGGGCAGGTCGAGCGCGATGTCAACGTTCGAAGGCAATGCACCCGGCGCTGGCTGCTGCTGTCCGTCCCACGTGAGCGCCGGCGGTTGGTCGCTCAGGTGCAGCTGGCAGAGGCGCCGAGTCATGGCAAGCTCGGAAACATCGAAGAGCTCGGCCAACTCAGCCGGGTTCTGGCTGAGGCTGAAGAACGCAGCCTTGAGATGTCGCTTTGGCATCAGCACGCAGCCGGCGAAATAGTCGGCGATATATTCAACGGGTTCGAGCCCTTCGTAGCGGCGTCCGCGGTGAGGCACGAACCCGCGGCTGCCATGGTCCACGATGTGCTTGAACTCGTGCAGCAAGGTGAAGCGCTGGCGGGTGTCGGGTTCGGAGGCGTTGAGGCAGATAATCCAGCACTCACGGCCGCTGTCCCAGGTACCGCCGCCGGAGGCGATGTCCTCCGGAAGGTCGGGGTCGTATTCGACGACGATTCGTGGCAGGTCGCTGACGATCTCCACAGGGACCGGAACGTCGTGGATGCCGTGAAGTTTGAGCAAGCGGTTGGCTTGCAGTTCGGCGATGGTGAGAGCCTCGTGCAAGTGCAATGGTTCCCTCGGGATGAGCGCCCGGAGGGCAGCCAGAACGTTTGGGCTTCCGTGGGGTTCTGCGTCGGGGTTGTAGTGCATGGCGGTCCTCCTTTCGGTTAGGTTGTGGCTAGGGTCGTTCGTCCTCGTGATTCTGCGGTCCACTGACGCCGTGCAGTTCGATGAGCTTGTCGGCGAAGCGTTCGAGGGTGGCTATTGATACTTCGTTCAGGTCTTGGTACTTCGCACGCAGGTAGGGGCGCAGCGTGGGCAGTTCATCAGCGGGCAGCCATTCGGCGATGAGGAAAAGGTCGACCATCCGAAGGTTTAGTACCTTCGCTATGTCTTTTAGCGTCTCCGGTAGTGGGCTGAGGTTGGTTCCCGCCTCAAGGACGCAAATCGTTGAGATGCTGACACCGGTCTCGCTGGCTAGCTGACGCATGGACAATCCCATACGTTCGCGGTTCTCGTTCAATAGACGACCGAGCTCGCGTGCCTGATCTTCAGTTAGCGATGTCTTTCTCATTTCACCTTCCATTTTATGCTATTTCGTTCGTCTGAACAAACACGATTTGCAATTCTGCGAGTTGGAATGGAAAAGGCTAGGCATTCCTATTTGTATTCTTTCTTGTGAGTCGCTAAGGGTCCCGAAATACCCAGACGCCCTCCTTCCCGGGCCGGTCATAGACCTGGACGGCGTCGCTGATCTCCAAATCAAGTGCTAGGCCCGCCGTGTTGAGCTGCACGTACGGCCGCAGGCCGACCGGTATCCGCTCGTCGAGGAGTTGGTCGTAGCCAGCTGCTTCCACAAGTTCGAGTACGTAGTCGTGCAGCGAGCCGTAGTGGCCGACGAAGGCAGACGAGAATTGGTCGAGGCGCTCGGCGTCGCCGTCAACGGCATGAGCCCAGGCAGCGAACGCGTCTCCGTGCTCCGCGATGCCCCGGCCGACGCGGGTCACGTAGTGCAGGTCGTCGTGTTCACCGATTCGGAGCGGCCCGAAGTTGTCGTGGTCGAAGATGCCCCAGTCCTCGGCAACGTCCCCGTTCTGGTGTGCGGTCGGCGACGCGGCGAGCATGGCCGTGATGTCGGTCCAGACCGTGTCGAGATCTCGGGCCGCGTCGATCCACTGTCCGTGGAGTACTCCGTTGTTGTAGTCGAGCCAGGAGCCGACCCAGATACGTGGCCGTTCGGACGGCGCGGCGGGCGGGTGTTCCGCTGAGACGTTGGATGGCTCTACCGTATGAGGCGCTGAAATGGGGTACTGAGTGCGCTCGTCGTGATGGTGTTCGTTATGCATGGGTCACCTCCTTTCTCATGATGTTGTTGGGTGAGTAGCAGGGGTGGACGGTGAGGTCTGAGCGGATGCTCGTACTCGAACCGTCCAGCCCCTGCCGGTGTGCACCGAGTCGGTGCGCTGATCGTGCCCGGATCAGCTGTCGCTCGCCTTTCCATCGCTCGGCTTGGCGCCCCGCCCGCGACTGATCGGTATGGCCGACGATGACGGCTTCTCTGGCGTCGCGGGCTGGTTGCCGAACAAGGTGGCGATGGCGGCTCGCCTCGCAACCGCGTCGCGCTCGATTTCCTCGAGTACGGCGTCGGCTTGGCCAACGAGCTCCGGTGCGGTCTTGGCCCGCGCGATGTGCGCTTCGATGGCCGTGCGGATTTCGTCGGTGATGGTGCTGGCCCGCAGCTGCGCGATGAGGCTCAGCTGGGCATGTAGGTCAGGTTCCAATCGGATGGCCAGGGTCTTGACGCCTGCTTTTCCGGTGGAACCGCTGTCCGCGAGGGACATGGCTACCTCCTCGGTGCTGGTGCGGACGAGTGGCTCTGCGCAGAGGGCAGAACTCGGTGGTCTCGGCCGCATGACACCGACGAGGCAGGTGGCACCGCTCATGCCGCTCTCGCCCTTGTTCCGATGTCGCTCTCGCGGGCGTCGTGGATGCGCTGCCCGGCAATCGCCGCGAAGTCGGGACTCAGCTCAATGCCCATCCAGTCCCGGCCAAGTCGCTCGGCGGCTACGGCCGTTGTGCCGGCCCCGAAGAACGGGTCCAGTACGACGCCGCCTTCTGGGCAGCCAGCCAGAATGGCTCGCCGAGCCAGTTCGACCGGAAACGTGGCATGGTGTGCGCCGCGGTAGCCAGGGCTCGCGATCTGCCACAGGTCACCCGGGTTCTTCCCAAGCGGATGCCCGACGATGCCACGGGCGTGGAGGGTGGCCAGCCCGGAAGCGTCGTCGCCGTTCGGGCCACGCCAGACCTCTCGCTGGCGAGATCTCGCTGTTGTCGGCTTCGACGGTGTGCGGCTGCGATGGGGAACGCGGATGGCGTCGAGGTCGAAGTAGTAGTGCGGCTGCTGGCTGAAGACATAGAGGTATTCCCAAGTGCAGCTCAGCCGGTCGCGCACGCTGCTGGGCATCGGGTTGGTCTTGGCCCAGACGATCTTGTTGCGGAGCGCCCAGCCCTGCCCGACCAGACGTTCAGCCACCCGTTCCGGGCCGAGCAGCAGGCTCTTGCGCGGTGCTCCTTCGCGGGCGTGGGTGGCGTAGGAGTCGCCGAGGTTGAGCCACAAGGTGCCCGCCGGTTTGAGGACGCGGCGCACACCTCGAAGCACGAGGTCGAGTTCGTCCACCCAATGCTCGACGTGGGCTTCAAGGCCGAGTTGCCCTTCGATCTGATAGTCGCGCAGGCGGAAGTAGGGCGGGCTGGTCAGCACCATGTCAACGGAGTCGTCGGCTAGCTGGGCCAGTTGGGTTGCCGCGTCGCCGATGACGACCCGGTTGCGCCAGTCACCGCTTGTGGTTCGTGGCGCCCTCATGCGGCCCCTCGGAGAATGACCGCCAAGAACTGCTCTGGCGTGGTGATCCGGTAGAGATCGGTGTCGAGCTTCTTCGACCGCTGTATCGCCGTACGTAGCCCAGTGGCGCGTCGCTCATCCGGCACGACCCACAACACGAGCGGGAAGACGCCGCGCTGGTCCTGTTCGATGCCAGTGCGACGATAGGCCTCGTACTGCTCGCATTGCTTGACGACGGTCGGCAGGCTCTCGGTGGCCCGGTCGACTTCGATGAACCAGCTGTCCTCGAACTCCGCCGGCAGGCCATCCGTTCGTGGTGCGGTGACGGCGAACAAGTCGGGTTTGAGGACTTCACGCTGACCGCCGAGACCAACGTGCGAGCGCCAGCAAAGTGGCTCAATCTCGACGGTGCTCAGCTCGAGCTGGCTGGAGCGTTCGGCCGTGACCAGTGTGAGGTGGGTGTCGGCGATGGCCAAGTAGTGCCGGATGAAGCGCTCGCCTGGTTCACGGACCCGACCAACGGCACCGTTCCCGGCACGCAGATTGAGCAGCCGGTGGCCCGGGCTGGCCAGCATCCAGATTGACGAAGCCGATCCAGCTTGCATGCCGCCAACACGGCGAATCGGGCGCTCCACCAGCTGCCACGATTCCAAGCGCGCGAGGCTGCGTCGACAGCTCCGAGCGCCGGACGTCTGGGTGGCGTGGTCGTGAAACAGGAACTGCTCAATATGTCGAGTGGTGAGGAAGCGGTGAGCAGCAACAAGCTCAAGTAGACGCAAGTCCCGAGCACTGAGCTGACGTTGCAGGTCAAGGAGACGCTCGGCACCGAGCCCCCGCCTTCGGCTGGTCCCGGTCATCCCGCTGCCCTCAGCTGATACGCCTTCGGAACGATTCATGCCGAAGTCCTTCGGCAGTAATCTTTAGGGGCAGCAAATCGGACGCACGGCGCGTACCTCGGTGGGTTCAGGGGTGTGTGACTTGGTAGCGCTGGGCGGCCGACCGGCGCAGCGAGCGGTACACGGCTGACCCCGGTCATGAGGCGCTCCTTCTTCGACGTCCCGTCGGAGTTGCGTTTGGCGTCATGGTGTCCGGCTGGTCCAGCAAGGAGGCGAAGTCGGCCTCGATTGCCTCGATGCTCTGCCCGTACAGCTCGCGGCTACGAGCACGGATATCTGCCGGGCGACTGATGACTTTCGGGGGCGGTAGCGAAGTGCCGGAAGCCCAGGGCAGCACGCTGTTGCCCCGGAGCAGCGAGGCGTAGACGTGGTAGGCAGGGAGTGCCGTGAAGTCCTCGGCGCTCAGCACGCTCTGTCCGGTAGCCATGGCGCGGGCATCAGCCGGCACCAGCTGGAAGGCGATCCGAGAGCGAGCGTTGGCCTCGAATGCCGAGCGCATAGCCGGGCTGAGTTGGTCGCGGTACTGGTGTGCCACGTGCCAGCCGACCCTGAGCGAGCGGCTGGTGGCGAGGGCGTCGGCAAGGTCCGTTGGGGTCCGCAAATAATCTTGAACCTCATCGACGTAGACCATGACTGGCGTGCGCGAGTGCTCGGGGACGCTGCGACGTTCACGGATGGCTAGCCACAGATCGGCGATGACAAGTGCCGCGAGCAACTCGGCCGTCTCGGGCCCCACGACCCCCTTCTGCAACGGCACGAGCAACACCTTGTTCTTGGTGAGGACATCGCGGACGTTGAACCGTGGGCGGCGCTGCGCCAATACGTTGCGCAGGTTCGGGCGGAGCAGCGGGCGGAGTTTGTTCTGCAGCGGCGCCACAATCTGGCTCCGGGCATCGTCGGACAGGTTGTTGAACCAGGCCCAGAACGGTGCGGCAGCGATAGGGTCGGCCTGGATGACATCCGCGGTGACCTTGCGCCGGAAGGCAGCGTTGGTCAGCAGCAACGGCAGCATGACAAGCGACGCGTCATCCCGCCGGGATAAGACGTTCAAGCAGTTGAGCAGGATGTCGGTGCTGCGTGGTCCGAGCCCGTCG
Coding sequences within it:
- a CDS encoding Site-specific recombinase XerC encodes the protein MSRRANGEGSVYRRKDGRWEGAAWLLDSAGNRKRIRVYGSTRTEAHSRLIEKLHSANHGVPVPERSWRLADYFDYWLPIVRKTRKPTTYLLYKGVVENHLRSGIGGKSLSSLSVTELQRHLQRELDAGKSIRTVQKQRTVLSAALTRAQREELVVRNVAHHVELPTYRRQEIHPWSAEQVATFLKVASDEPFYPILLLVALYGLRRGEVLGLRWLDIDFEEERIHVRQQLQRYDRELHVGPLKTNAGCRDLPLLGLAREALLAHRPNEVSDDALVFLSKFGNPIEPGNVLRAFKRISKHNGLPTITLHQLRHTTATLLKNTGLPTRDAQLVLGHANITTTQQLYQHADISGQVRALEQLQDVLVGDGRRSRRNQPSSGRNGNDFRMIQSGGSSQTRTGDTRLFSFTGVSVPQSLTDVKLFVRQRMCVLLLGGAAVICSRQVALPTIDRHANSLSMQLNAKTPGNVARL
- a CDS encoding DNA binding domain-containing protein, excisionase family, producing the protein MNAGTNHDSVGANQPLLLTVPEACAQLRISRWMFYRLVQARQLRTVKIGSRRLVRPEDVASLLEHLSTEGGDR
- a CDS encoding Zn-dependent peptidase ImmA, M78 family; protein product: MHYNPDAEPHGSPNVLAALRALIPREPLHLHEALTIAELQANRLLKLHGIHDVPVPVEIVSDLPRIVVEYDPDLPEDIASGGGTWDSGRECWIICLNASEPDTRQRFTLLHEFKHIVDHGSRGFVPHRGRRYEGLEPVEYIADYFAGCVLMPKRHLKAAFFSLSQNPAELAELFDVSELAMTRRLCQLHLSDQPPALTWDGQQQPAPGALPSNVDIALDLPGSEVRA
- a CDS encoding Transcriptional regulator, contains XRE-family HTH domain, yielding MRKTSLTEDQARELGRLLNENRERMGLSMRQLASETGVSISTICVLEAGTNLSPLPETLKDIAKVLNLRMVDLFLIAEWLPADELPTLRPYLRAKYQDLNEVSIATLERFADKLIELHGVSGPQNHEDERP
- a CDS encoding Antirestriction protein, with the protein product MHNEHHHDERTQYPISAPHTVEPSNVSAEHPPAAPSERPRIWVGSWLDYNNGVLHGQWIDAARDLDTVWTDITAMLAASPTAHQNGDVAEDWGIFDHDNFGPLRIGEHDDLHYVTRVGRGIAEHGDAFAAWAHAVDGDAERLDQFSSAFVGHYGSLHDYVLELVEAAGYDQLLDERIPVGLRPYVQLNTAGLALDLEISDAVQVYDRPGKEGVWVFRDP
- a CDS encoding DNA modification methylase; translated protein: MRAPRTTSGDWRNRVVIGDAATQLAQLADDSVDMVLTSPPYFRLRDYQIEGQLGLEAHVEHWVDELDLVLRGVRRVLKPAGTLWLNLGDSYATHAREGAPRKSLLLGPERVAERLVGQGWALRNKIVWAKTNPMPSSVRDRLSCTWEYLYVFSQQPHYYFDLDAIRVPHRSRTPSKPTTARSRQREVWRGPNGDDASGLATLHARGIVGHPLGKNPGDLWQIASPGYRGAHHATFPVELARRAILAGCPEGGVVLDPFFGAGTTAVAAERLGRDWMGIELSPDFAAIAGQRIHDARESDIGTRARAA
- a CDS encoding Replication-relaxation, which codes for MNRSEGVSAEGSGMTGTSRRRGLGAERLLDLQRQLSARDLRLLELVAAHRFLTTRHIEQFLFHDHATQTSGARSCRRSLARLESWQLVERPIRRVGGMQAGSASSIWMLASPGHRLLNLRAGNGAVGRVREPGERFIRHYLAIADTHLTLVTAERSSQLELSTVEIEPLCWRSHVGLGGQREVLKPDLFAVTAPRTDGLPAEFEDSWFIEVDRATESLPTVVKQCEQYEAYRRTGIEQDQRGVFPLVLWVVPDERRATGLRTAIQRSKKLDTDLYRITTPEQFLAVILRGAA